One region of Primulina tabacum isolate GXHZ01 chromosome 1, ASM2559414v2, whole genome shotgun sequence genomic DNA includes:
- the LOC142551376 gene encoding uncharacterized protein LOC142551376 isoform X4 has translation MGEETEKRFEAIMNKLFAAPHKSKLNAAKKSIHGVQSLRGKKRWSSASAGVSYAGKVVDESESSISATAASAQASLCRPWDSDDLFQRLSTFKSMTWFAKPKAVSPVNCARRGWINVDMDTIDCKSCGARLLFSTPTAWSLQQVEKAAMVFSLKLESGHKLLCPWINNSCSEELAQFPTVSRDDLIEDYKRRYDVLSQLTALPIIYPLAVDNMRNPMLENFLREFSTSVHLVPDETSGKDYVSDEPDSISSVSFYQAQKLISLCGWEPHMLTYIVDVKDAEYQSISDTNIMASNGKRQKVSVCSLVSGNEDAKASTEFDLSSVVLNCNLCGAVVGLWAFCKIPRPVEYVRLVGFTEVSGINDSASGQVSAPEGFSNHLIHAGSREGMTDAITTASTSLGVTIAGGPPPAMLNYNASISLPVIGKSLIARIPVQAESKDQLGIKELSKLGKGPCISTERVNTATDGTLGATGADAIVTNSSEILQIAAEDSSLNVNTVDNETERTNVVQCVSSPGEFSRQKPEDDFTCKNGVASKGNKEDAVEERNYQQDNYQRLEPKLPSVDKTLKFDPIKQHRHFCPWIESTSNFSPGWLQTLSALHGNKEFPFSSLRNVAESAVIEVDDPVASVRKLFTSPNEKRTNLSIER, from the exons ATGGGAGAAGAAACTGAGAAGAGATTTGAAGCGATAATGAACAAACTATTTGCTGCTCCTCACAAATCCAAGCTTAACGCTGCTAAGAAGAG TATACATGGTGTTCAATCACTACGAGGGAAGAAGCGCTGGAGTTCAGCATCTGCGGGTGTGAGTTATGCTGGGAAAGTGGTGGATGAGTCAGAAAGCTCCATTTCAGCTACGGCCGCATCAGCTCAAGCTTCACTGTGCAGGCCTTGGGACAGTGATGATTTGTTTCAGAGGTTGTCAACTTTCAAGTCCATGACATGGTTTGCCAAGCCTAAG GCGGTCAGTCCTGTGAATTGTGCTAGGAGAGGCTGGATTAATGTAGACATGGATACCATCGACTGTAAATCATGTGGAGCTCGTCTTCTCTTTTCTACACCAACAGCTTGGTCACTGCAACAAG TTGAAAAGGCAGCCATGGTATTTAGCTTGAAGCTAGAAAGTGGGCATAAACTATTATGCCCATGGATTAACAATTCCTGCTCTGAGGAACTTGCTCAGTTCCCAACTGTGTCAAGGGATGATTTGATAGAGGATTACAAGAGGCGATATGATGTACTATCACAGTTGACAGCTCTTCCCATCATTTATCCCTTAGCTGTTGATAACATGAGAAACCCAATGTTGGAGAActttctgagagaattttctaCTTCAGTGCATTTGGTGCCTGACGAAACTTCCGGGAAAGACTATGTTTCGGATGAACCTGATTCAATTTCCTCTGTCTCATTTTATCAG GCGCAGAAGCTCATAAGTTTATGTGGCTGGGAACCTCATATGTTAACTTACATAGTTGATGTCAAGGATGCGGAATATCAATCTATAAGTGATACCAATATCATGGCTAGTAATGGCAAAAGGCAAAAAGTTAGTGTTTGTTCTTTGGTTAGCGGTAATGAGGATGCAAAGGCCTCTACTGAATTTGATCTCAGTTCTGTTGTTTTGAATTGCAATCTATGTGGTGCCGTTGTTGGATTATGGGCTTTCTGTAAAATTCCTCGTCCAGTGGAGTATGTAAGATTAGTTGGATTCACAGAAGTTTCTGGCATAAATGATTCTGCTTCTGGTCAAGTAAGTGCACCAGAAGGTTTTTCAAACCACTTGATTCATGCTGGAAGCAGGGAAGGCATGACAGATGCTATTACCACTGCTTCCACGTCTTTAGGCGTCACGATTGCAGGTGGTCCTCCACCTGCAATGCTGAATTATAATGCGTCCATATCTTTGCCTGTAATTGGCAAGAGTTTGATTGCACGAATCCCAGTGCAAGCTGAGTCTAAGGATCAATTAGGTATTAAGGAGTTGTCAAAATTGGGTAAGGGCCCGTGTATATCAACCGAAAGGGTAAACACTGCTACAGATGGAACTCTTGGAGCCACTGGAGCAGATGCTATTGTCACAAATTCATCAGAAATTCTTCAAATTGCGGCAGAAGATTCTAGTTTAAATGTGAACACGGTGGATAATGAAACTGAAAGAACAAATGTGGTTCAGTGCGTTTCTTCACCTGGAGAGTTTTCTCGGCAAAAGCCGGAGGATGATTTCACTTGTAAAAATGGTGTGGCAAGCAAGGGTAACAAAGAAGATGCGGTTGAGGAGAGAAATTATCAACAAGATAACTATCAGA GACTAGAGCCAAAACTCCCATCAGTTGACAAAACATTGAAGTTTGATCCAATCAAGCAGCACAGACACTTTTGCCCCTGGATTGAGTCGACTTCTAATTTTTCTCCTGGATGGCTACAAACACTATCTGCTCTTCATGGGAACAAGGAGTTCCCTTTTTCTTCTCTCAGAAACGTGGCTGAATCTGCCGTGATTGAG
- the LOC142551376 gene encoding uncharacterized protein LOC142551376 isoform X1 — protein sequence MGEETEKRFEAIMNKLFAAPHKSKLNAAKKSIHGVQSLRGKKRWSSASAGVSYAGKVVDESESSISATAASAQASLCRPWDSDDLFQRLSTFKSMTWFAKPKAVSPVNCARRGWINVDMDTIDCKSCGARLLFSTPTAWSLQQVEKAAMVFSLKLESGHKLLCPWINNSCSEELAQFPTVSRDDLIEDYKRRYDVLSQLTALPIIYPLAVDNMRNPMLENFLREFSTSVHLVPDETSGKDYVSDEPDSISSVSFYQAQKLISLCGWEPHMLTYIVDVKDAEYQSISDTNIMASNGKRQKVSVCSLVSGNEDAKASTEFDLSSVVLNCNLCGAVVGLWAFCKIPRPVEYVRLVGFTEVSGINDSASGQVSAPEGFSNHLIHAGSREGMTDAITTASTSLGVTIAGGPPPAMLNYNASISLPVIGKSLIARIPVQAESKDQLGIKELSKLGKGPCISTERVNTATDGTLGATGADAIVTNSSEILQIAAEDSSLNVNTVDNETERTNVVQCVSSPGEFSRQKPEDDFTCKNGVASKGNKEDAVEERNYQQDNYQRLEPKLPSVDKTLKFDPIKQHRHFCPWIESTSNFSPGWLQTLSALHGNKEFPFSSLRNVAESAVIEVDDPVASVRKLFTSPNEKRTNLSIERYAVDPVL from the exons ATGGGAGAAGAAACTGAGAAGAGATTTGAAGCGATAATGAACAAACTATTTGCTGCTCCTCACAAATCCAAGCTTAACGCTGCTAAGAAGAG TATACATGGTGTTCAATCACTACGAGGGAAGAAGCGCTGGAGTTCAGCATCTGCGGGTGTGAGTTATGCTGGGAAAGTGGTGGATGAGTCAGAAAGCTCCATTTCAGCTACGGCCGCATCAGCTCAAGCTTCACTGTGCAGGCCTTGGGACAGTGATGATTTGTTTCAGAGGTTGTCAACTTTCAAGTCCATGACATGGTTTGCCAAGCCTAAG GCGGTCAGTCCTGTGAATTGTGCTAGGAGAGGCTGGATTAATGTAGACATGGATACCATCGACTGTAAATCATGTGGAGCTCGTCTTCTCTTTTCTACACCAACAGCTTGGTCACTGCAACAAG TTGAAAAGGCAGCCATGGTATTTAGCTTGAAGCTAGAAAGTGGGCATAAACTATTATGCCCATGGATTAACAATTCCTGCTCTGAGGAACTTGCTCAGTTCCCAACTGTGTCAAGGGATGATTTGATAGAGGATTACAAGAGGCGATATGATGTACTATCACAGTTGACAGCTCTTCCCATCATTTATCCCTTAGCTGTTGATAACATGAGAAACCCAATGTTGGAGAActttctgagagaattttctaCTTCAGTGCATTTGGTGCCTGACGAAACTTCCGGGAAAGACTATGTTTCGGATGAACCTGATTCAATTTCCTCTGTCTCATTTTATCAG GCGCAGAAGCTCATAAGTTTATGTGGCTGGGAACCTCATATGTTAACTTACATAGTTGATGTCAAGGATGCGGAATATCAATCTATAAGTGATACCAATATCATGGCTAGTAATGGCAAAAGGCAAAAAGTTAGTGTTTGTTCTTTGGTTAGCGGTAATGAGGATGCAAAGGCCTCTACTGAATTTGATCTCAGTTCTGTTGTTTTGAATTGCAATCTATGTGGTGCCGTTGTTGGATTATGGGCTTTCTGTAAAATTCCTCGTCCAGTGGAGTATGTAAGATTAGTTGGATTCACAGAAGTTTCTGGCATAAATGATTCTGCTTCTGGTCAAGTAAGTGCACCAGAAGGTTTTTCAAACCACTTGATTCATGCTGGAAGCAGGGAAGGCATGACAGATGCTATTACCACTGCTTCCACGTCTTTAGGCGTCACGATTGCAGGTGGTCCTCCACCTGCAATGCTGAATTATAATGCGTCCATATCTTTGCCTGTAATTGGCAAGAGTTTGATTGCACGAATCCCAGTGCAAGCTGAGTCTAAGGATCAATTAGGTATTAAGGAGTTGTCAAAATTGGGTAAGGGCCCGTGTATATCAACCGAAAGGGTAAACACTGCTACAGATGGAACTCTTGGAGCCACTGGAGCAGATGCTATTGTCACAAATTCATCAGAAATTCTTCAAATTGCGGCAGAAGATTCTAGTTTAAATGTGAACACGGTGGATAATGAAACTGAAAGAACAAATGTGGTTCAGTGCGTTTCTTCACCTGGAGAGTTTTCTCGGCAAAAGCCGGAGGATGATTTCACTTGTAAAAATGGTGTGGCAAGCAAGGGTAACAAAGAAGATGCGGTTGAGGAGAGAAATTATCAACAAGATAACTATCAGA GACTAGAGCCAAAACTCCCATCAGTTGACAAAACATTGAAGTTTGATCCAATCAAGCAGCACAGACACTTTTGCCCCTGGATTGAGTCGACTTCTAATTTTTCTCCTGGATGGCTACAAACACTATCTGCTCTTCATGGGAACAAGGAGTTCCCTTTTTCTTCTCTCAGAAACGTGGCTGAATCTGCCGTGATTGAG
- the LOC142551376 gene encoding uncharacterized protein LOC142551376 isoform X3: MGEETEKRFEAIMNKLFAAPHKSKLNAAKKSIHGVQSLRGKKRWSSASAGVSYAGKVVDESESSISATAASAQASLCRPWDSDDLFQRLSTFKSMTWFAKPKAVSPVNCARRGWINVDMDTIDCKSCGARLLFSTPTAWSLQQVEKAAMVFSLKLESGHKLLCPWINNSCSEELAQFPTVSRDDLIEDYKRRYDVLSQLTALPIIYPLAVDNMRNPMLENFLREFSTSVHLVPDETSGKDYVSDEPDSISSVSFYQAQKLISLCGWEPHMLTYIVDVKDAEYQSISDTNIMASNGKRQKVSVCSLVSGNEDAKASTEFDLSSVVLNCNLCGAVVGLWAFCKIPRPVEYVRLVGFTEVSGINDSASGQVSAPEGFSNHLIHAGSREGMTDAITTASTSLGVTIAGGPPPAMLNYNASISLPVIGKSLIARIPVQAESKDQLGIKELSKLGKGPCISTERVNTATDGTLGATGADAIVTNSSEILQIAAEDSSLNVNTVDNETERTNVVQCVSSPGEFSRQKPEDDFTCKNGVASKGNKEDAVEERNYQQDNYQRLEPKLPSVDKTLKFDPIKQHRHFCPWIESTSNFSPGWLQTLSALHGNKEFPFSSLRNVAESAVIEVDDPVASVRKLFTSPNEKRTNLSIES; this comes from the exons ATGGGAGAAGAAACTGAGAAGAGATTTGAAGCGATAATGAACAAACTATTTGCTGCTCCTCACAAATCCAAGCTTAACGCTGCTAAGAAGAG TATACATGGTGTTCAATCACTACGAGGGAAGAAGCGCTGGAGTTCAGCATCTGCGGGTGTGAGTTATGCTGGGAAAGTGGTGGATGAGTCAGAAAGCTCCATTTCAGCTACGGCCGCATCAGCTCAAGCTTCACTGTGCAGGCCTTGGGACAGTGATGATTTGTTTCAGAGGTTGTCAACTTTCAAGTCCATGACATGGTTTGCCAAGCCTAAG GCGGTCAGTCCTGTGAATTGTGCTAGGAGAGGCTGGATTAATGTAGACATGGATACCATCGACTGTAAATCATGTGGAGCTCGTCTTCTCTTTTCTACACCAACAGCTTGGTCACTGCAACAAG TTGAAAAGGCAGCCATGGTATTTAGCTTGAAGCTAGAAAGTGGGCATAAACTATTATGCCCATGGATTAACAATTCCTGCTCTGAGGAACTTGCTCAGTTCCCAACTGTGTCAAGGGATGATTTGATAGAGGATTACAAGAGGCGATATGATGTACTATCACAGTTGACAGCTCTTCCCATCATTTATCCCTTAGCTGTTGATAACATGAGAAACCCAATGTTGGAGAActttctgagagaattttctaCTTCAGTGCATTTGGTGCCTGACGAAACTTCCGGGAAAGACTATGTTTCGGATGAACCTGATTCAATTTCCTCTGTCTCATTTTATCAG GCGCAGAAGCTCATAAGTTTATGTGGCTGGGAACCTCATATGTTAACTTACATAGTTGATGTCAAGGATGCGGAATATCAATCTATAAGTGATACCAATATCATGGCTAGTAATGGCAAAAGGCAAAAAGTTAGTGTTTGTTCTTTGGTTAGCGGTAATGAGGATGCAAAGGCCTCTACTGAATTTGATCTCAGTTCTGTTGTTTTGAATTGCAATCTATGTGGTGCCGTTGTTGGATTATGGGCTTTCTGTAAAATTCCTCGTCCAGTGGAGTATGTAAGATTAGTTGGATTCACAGAAGTTTCTGGCATAAATGATTCTGCTTCTGGTCAAGTAAGTGCACCAGAAGGTTTTTCAAACCACTTGATTCATGCTGGAAGCAGGGAAGGCATGACAGATGCTATTACCACTGCTTCCACGTCTTTAGGCGTCACGATTGCAGGTGGTCCTCCACCTGCAATGCTGAATTATAATGCGTCCATATCTTTGCCTGTAATTGGCAAGAGTTTGATTGCACGAATCCCAGTGCAAGCTGAGTCTAAGGATCAATTAGGTATTAAGGAGTTGTCAAAATTGGGTAAGGGCCCGTGTATATCAACCGAAAGGGTAAACACTGCTACAGATGGAACTCTTGGAGCCACTGGAGCAGATGCTATTGTCACAAATTCATCAGAAATTCTTCAAATTGCGGCAGAAGATTCTAGTTTAAATGTGAACACGGTGGATAATGAAACTGAAAGAACAAATGTGGTTCAGTGCGTTTCTTCACCTGGAGAGTTTTCTCGGCAAAAGCCGGAGGATGATTTCACTTGTAAAAATGGTGTGGCAAGCAAGGGTAACAAAGAAGATGCGGTTGAGGAGAGAAATTATCAACAAGATAACTATCAGA GACTAGAGCCAAAACTCCCATCAGTTGACAAAACATTGAAGTTTGATCCAATCAAGCAGCACAGACACTTTTGCCCCTGGATTGAGTCGACTTCTAATTTTTCTCCTGGATGGCTACAAACACTATCTGCTCTTCATGGGAACAAGGAGTTCCCTTTTTCTTCTCTCAGAAACGTGGCTGAATCTGCCGTGATTGAG
- the LOC142551376 gene encoding uncharacterized protein LOC142551376 isoform X2, giving the protein MGEETEKRFEAIMNKLFAAPHKSKLNAAKKSIHGVQSLRGKKRWSSASAGVSYAGKVVDESESSISATAASAQASLCRPWDSDDLFQRLSTFKSMTWFAKPKAVSPVNCARRGWINVDMDTIDCKSCGARLLFSTPTAWSLQQVEKAAMVFSLKLESGHKLLCPWINNSCSEELAQFPTVSRDDLIEDYKRRYDVLSQLTALPIIYPLAVDNMRNPMLENFLREFSTSVHLVPDETSGKDYVSDEPDSISSVSFYQAQKLISLCGWEPHMLTYIVDVKDAEYQSISDTNIMASNGKRQKVSVCSLVSGNEDAKASTEFDLSSVVLNCNLCGAVVGLWAFCKIPRPVEYVRLVGFTEVSGINDSASGQVSAPEGFSNHLIHAGSREGMTDAITTASTSLGVTIAGGPPPAMLNYNASISLPVIGKSLIARIPVQAESKDQLGIKELSKLGKGPCISTERVNTATDGTLGATGADAIVTNSSEILQIAAEDSSLNVNTVDNETERTNVVQCVSSPGEFSRQKPEDDFTCKNGVASKGNKEDAVEERNYQQDNYQRLEPKLPSVDKTLKFDPIKQHRHFCPWIESTSNFSPGWLQTLSALHGNKEFPFSSLRNVAESAVIEVDDPVASVRKLFTSPNEKRTNLSIESFGA; this is encoded by the exons ATGGGAGAAGAAACTGAGAAGAGATTTGAAGCGATAATGAACAAACTATTTGCTGCTCCTCACAAATCCAAGCTTAACGCTGCTAAGAAGAG TATACATGGTGTTCAATCACTACGAGGGAAGAAGCGCTGGAGTTCAGCATCTGCGGGTGTGAGTTATGCTGGGAAAGTGGTGGATGAGTCAGAAAGCTCCATTTCAGCTACGGCCGCATCAGCTCAAGCTTCACTGTGCAGGCCTTGGGACAGTGATGATTTGTTTCAGAGGTTGTCAACTTTCAAGTCCATGACATGGTTTGCCAAGCCTAAG GCGGTCAGTCCTGTGAATTGTGCTAGGAGAGGCTGGATTAATGTAGACATGGATACCATCGACTGTAAATCATGTGGAGCTCGTCTTCTCTTTTCTACACCAACAGCTTGGTCACTGCAACAAG TTGAAAAGGCAGCCATGGTATTTAGCTTGAAGCTAGAAAGTGGGCATAAACTATTATGCCCATGGATTAACAATTCCTGCTCTGAGGAACTTGCTCAGTTCCCAACTGTGTCAAGGGATGATTTGATAGAGGATTACAAGAGGCGATATGATGTACTATCACAGTTGACAGCTCTTCCCATCATTTATCCCTTAGCTGTTGATAACATGAGAAACCCAATGTTGGAGAActttctgagagaattttctaCTTCAGTGCATTTGGTGCCTGACGAAACTTCCGGGAAAGACTATGTTTCGGATGAACCTGATTCAATTTCCTCTGTCTCATTTTATCAG GCGCAGAAGCTCATAAGTTTATGTGGCTGGGAACCTCATATGTTAACTTACATAGTTGATGTCAAGGATGCGGAATATCAATCTATAAGTGATACCAATATCATGGCTAGTAATGGCAAAAGGCAAAAAGTTAGTGTTTGTTCTTTGGTTAGCGGTAATGAGGATGCAAAGGCCTCTACTGAATTTGATCTCAGTTCTGTTGTTTTGAATTGCAATCTATGTGGTGCCGTTGTTGGATTATGGGCTTTCTGTAAAATTCCTCGTCCAGTGGAGTATGTAAGATTAGTTGGATTCACAGAAGTTTCTGGCATAAATGATTCTGCTTCTGGTCAAGTAAGTGCACCAGAAGGTTTTTCAAACCACTTGATTCATGCTGGAAGCAGGGAAGGCATGACAGATGCTATTACCACTGCTTCCACGTCTTTAGGCGTCACGATTGCAGGTGGTCCTCCACCTGCAATGCTGAATTATAATGCGTCCATATCTTTGCCTGTAATTGGCAAGAGTTTGATTGCACGAATCCCAGTGCAAGCTGAGTCTAAGGATCAATTAGGTATTAAGGAGTTGTCAAAATTGGGTAAGGGCCCGTGTATATCAACCGAAAGGGTAAACACTGCTACAGATGGAACTCTTGGAGCCACTGGAGCAGATGCTATTGTCACAAATTCATCAGAAATTCTTCAAATTGCGGCAGAAGATTCTAGTTTAAATGTGAACACGGTGGATAATGAAACTGAAAGAACAAATGTGGTTCAGTGCGTTTCTTCACCTGGAGAGTTTTCTCGGCAAAAGCCGGAGGATGATTTCACTTGTAAAAATGGTGTGGCAAGCAAGGGTAACAAAGAAGATGCGGTTGAGGAGAGAAATTATCAACAAGATAACTATCAGA GACTAGAGCCAAAACTCCCATCAGTTGACAAAACATTGAAGTTTGATCCAATCAAGCAGCACAGACACTTTTGCCCCTGGATTGAGTCGACTTCTAATTTTTCTCCTGGATGGCTACAAACACTATCTGCTCTTCATGGGAACAAGGAGTTCCCTTTTTCTTCTCTCAGAAACGTGGCTGAATCTGCCGTGATTGAG